Proteins from one Halovivax limisalsi genomic window:
- a CDS encoding ABC transporter permease — protein sequence MTDGRKHGGPDDAVPGPNEAVTDPERDEPRSRPGDGSAATRTDGGYGTLATSGVGEAAGSGDWYRQTFVVCRTEYRLAIRSRWPIGLIGVFAAFALGLTTFSGASVGPAGFGRTVASLAVLAVYLVPLVALAFSYDAVVGREESGWLQTLFALPVERAWIVVGTALGRAVVLASATIVGFGIAGGFLVLEYGIDGADTYVGFLLATVGLGLAFLAIGALVSTIASEKTHALGGSLLVWAWFVLVHDLLGLGLIAAFDLSEAAVSAMVLSNPTGVFRALVLGSLGAGGDAGFASVLAEAGLSPGVLATTLLAWIAVPVGLAAVAIGRRRL from the coding sequence ATGACCGACGGCCGGAAACACGGCGGTCCGGACGACGCAGTTCCCGGTCCGAACGAGGCGGTCACGGACCCGGAGCGTGACGAGCCCCGTTCGCGCCCCGGGGACGGGTCCGCCGCTACCCGGACCGACGGGGGATACGGCACGCTCGCGACCAGCGGGGTCGGCGAGGCGGCCGGCTCCGGGGACTGGTACCGGCAGACGTTCGTCGTCTGCCGGACGGAGTACCGGCTGGCGATCCGGAGCCGGTGGCCGATCGGGCTGATCGGCGTCTTCGCCGCGTTCGCGCTCGGCCTGACGACCTTCAGCGGCGCCAGCGTCGGTCCCGCGGGGTTCGGGCGGACGGTCGCGAGCCTCGCGGTGCTGGCGGTCTACCTCGTTCCGCTGGTCGCCCTGGCGTTCAGCTACGACGCCGTCGTCGGCCGGGAGGAGAGCGGGTGGCTCCAGACGCTGTTCGCGCTGCCGGTCGAGCGCGCCTGGATCGTCGTCGGCACGGCGCTCGGTCGGGCGGTCGTCCTCGCGAGTGCGACGATCGTCGGATTCGGCATCGCCGGCGGGTTCCTGGTGCTTGAGTACGGTATCGACGGCGCCGACACGTACGTCGGGTTCCTGCTCGCGACGGTCGGGCTCGGCCTGGCGTTCCTCGCGATCGGCGCCCTCGTCTCGACGATCGCCAGCGAGAAGACCCACGCCCTCGGGGGTTCGTTACTCGTCTGGGCGTGGTTCGTGCTCGTCCACGACCTGCTCGGCCTGGGGCTGATCGCCGCGTTCGACCTCTCCGAAGCGGCCGTCTCCGCGATGGTGCTTTCGAACCCGACCGGCGTCTTCCGCGCGCTGGTCCTGGGATCGCTCGGCGCCGGCGGTGACGCCGGGTTCGCGAGCGTTCTCGCCGAGGCGGGGCTCTCACCCGGCGTCCTCGCGACCACGCTGCTGGCCTGGATCGCTGTCCCGGTCGGACTCGCAGCGGTGGCGATCGGGCGGCGACGACTCTAA
- a CDS encoding ABC transporter ATP-binding protein codes for MEITITDVRKRYGDVVALDGPSMTIPSGSTFGVLGTNGAGKTTLFELLVGYDRPEAGRIAVGGLDVEDAGHRVRERVAFLPEHAGFPAGLTGREVLEVQAQIRGIDDRKRRIRGALDTVGLTGAADRSVAGYSNGMGRRLGLAAALLADPPVLVLDEPTAGLDPRGVATFHEIVERIDRETDATVVLSSHVLSEVERLCDHVAILEDGQLRASGSVESLRTAGGHDVTVVLAPSGGPGSDARTELLAAVQDWGDVATTDGTIEVECDRETAFERLSTLEYDQLDRFEVREPGLEAAFREALAGEDAGAASEPAAGPAEVRSR; via the coding sequence ATGGAGATCACGATCACTGACGTCCGGAAGCGATACGGCGACGTCGTCGCGCTCGACGGGCCCTCGATGACGATCCCGTCGGGCTCGACGTTCGGCGTCCTCGGAACCAACGGCGCTGGCAAGACCACGCTCTTCGAACTCCTCGTCGGGTACGACCGACCGGAGGCGGGCCGCATCGCGGTCGGCGGCCTCGACGTCGAAGACGCCGGCCACCGCGTTCGCGAGCGGGTCGCGTTCCTGCCGGAACACGCCGGATTCCCGGCGGGATTAACCGGCCGCGAGGTACTCGAGGTCCAGGCCCAGATTCGTGGGATCGACGACCGAAAACGGCGGATTCGCGGCGCGCTCGACACCGTCGGCCTGACCGGCGCCGCCGACCGGTCCGTCGCGGGCTACTCCAACGGCATGGGTCGTCGGCTCGGGCTCGCCGCGGCGCTACTTGCCGACCCGCCGGTGCTCGTCCTGGACGAGCCGACGGCCGGCCTCGATCCACGCGGCGTCGCCACGTTCCACGAGATCGTCGAGCGGATCGACCGTGAGACCGACGCGACGGTCGTTCTCTCCTCGCACGTCCTCTCGGAGGTAGAGCGGCTCTGTGACCACGTCGCCATCCTCGAGGACGGACAGCTTCGCGCCTCCGGCTCGGTCGAGTCCCTTCGGACGGCCGGCGGCCACGACGTCACGGTCGTCCTCGCGCCGTCCGGCGGGCCCGGAAGCGACGCGCGAACCGAACTCCTCGCGGCGGTGCAGGACTGGGGCGACGTCGCGACGACCGACGGGACGATCGAAGTCGAATGCGACCGCGAGACGGCGTTCGAACGGCTTTCGACGCTCGAGTACGACCAGCTCGACCGCTTCGAGGTTCGCGAGCCGGGACTCGAAGCGGCCTTCCGCGAGGCGCTCGCCGGCGAGGATGCGGGGGCGGCCTCCGAGCCGGCTGCTGGACCAGCGGAGGTGCGTTCGAGATGA
- the nosD gene encoding nitrous oxide reductase family maturation protein NosD: MREGALLVAAVVVLGGALAAAAVAATGSSADAEGVDGWQGDVPAVHDVDDPETDGVATLDGRTFDSVQRAVDAAEPGDTIVLDGQFDERVTVDTPGLTLAADERDAAVIDGGGEGSVVVIDAPNVTVENVWIRDAGYERGDADSGVAVKGSNATLSSLRLTEIQFGVWIGTVTGVTVEDSIVAGREDVPLAQRGNGIHLWETTGARLSNNSITTVRDGIYYQWAAEVVAEGNAMWDVRYGVHYMYSNDNRLVDNVAFDNDVGFALMVSKRLTLANNTAVNNDGTSGHGILVKDVEDSEIVGNDLVGNGNGLYVHNSQDIRIASNLVLENDVGIHITAGSRGEVVSGNSFIANGAAAFAETTAQTSWNDSERGNFWANAQIVDLEDDGRSDVRHRPAGTVEKLVREKPQAAVFAESPAFDAVKLAESSFPVVESPGIVDHRPLADSPHDDWRSYYGDHDH; encoded by the coding sequence GTGAGAGAGGGCGCACTCCTCGTCGCCGCCGTCGTTGTCCTGGGCGGTGCGCTGGCTGCGGCGGCCGTCGCCGCAACGGGATCGTCCGCAGACGCCGAGGGCGTCGACGGCTGGCAGGGGGACGTCCCGGCCGTCCACGACGTCGACGACCCCGAGACCGACGGCGTCGCGACCCTCGACGGCCGGACGTTCGACTCGGTCCAGCGGGCCGTCGACGCTGCAGAACCAGGTGACACGATCGTCCTCGACGGCCAGTTCGACGAGCGGGTCACCGTCGACACGCCGGGCCTGACGCTCGCGGCCGACGAACGGGACGCCGCGGTGATCGACGGAGGTGGCGAGGGAAGCGTCGTCGTGATCGACGCGCCGAACGTCACCGTCGAAAACGTCTGGATCCGCGACGCCGGCTACGAACGCGGGGACGCCGACAGCGGCGTCGCCGTCAAGGGGTCGAATGCCACCCTGTCGTCGCTGCGACTGACCGAAATCCAATTCGGCGTCTGGATCGGCACCGTCACCGGCGTCACCGTCGAGGACTCGATCGTCGCCGGGCGCGAGGACGTCCCGCTGGCCCAACGCGGCAACGGCATCCACCTCTGGGAAACCACCGGCGCCCGCCTGTCCAACAACTCGATCACGACCGTCCGTGACGGGATCTACTACCAGTGGGCAGCGGAGGTCGTCGCGGAGGGCAACGCGATGTGGGACGTGCGCTACGGCGTCCACTACATGTACTCGAACGACAACCGCCTCGTCGACAACGTCGCGTTCGACAACGACGTCGGCTTCGCGCTGATGGTCTCGAAGCGGCTGACCCTCGCGAACAACACCGCCGTGAACAACGACGGGACGAGCGGCCACGGGATCCTGGTCAAAGACGTCGAGGACAGCGAGATCGTCGGAAACGACCTCGTCGGCAACGGCAACGGCCTCTACGTCCACAACTCTCAGGACATCCGCATCGCGTCGAACCTCGTCCTGGAGAACGACGTCGGAATCCACATCACCGCGGGCAGCCGCGGCGAGGTGGTCTCGGGCAACAGCTTCATCGCCAACGGCGCGGCCGCGTTCGCGGAGACGACCGCCCAGACGAGCTGGAACGACTCAGAGCGGGGCAACTTCTGGGCGAACGCGCAGATCGTCGACCTCGAGGATGACGGGCGCAGCGACGTCCGCCACCGACCCGCCGGGACCGTCGAGAAACTGGTCCGCGAGAAGCCGCAGGCGGCCGTCTTTGCCGAGAGTCCCGCCTTCGACGCGGTGAAACTGGCCGAGAGTTCGTTCCCGGTCGTCGAATCGCCCGGGATCGTCGATCACCGACCGCTCGCCGACTCACCCCACGACGACTGGAGGTCCTACTATGGAGATCACGATCACTGA